The following proteins are encoded in a genomic region of Candidatus Eisenbacteria bacterium:
- a CDS encoding ABA4-like family protein — translation MDPAAIFRVVNVLPLPIWFLWMAAPSSELSRTVARATWPWAILATAYLVFIAIALTSGGAFDPGAYGSLEGVMRLFDSRWATLAGWTHYLCFDLFVARWIMNDAPDAGYWLTPILFLTLMFGPVGLLCYLAVRGPLGFDR, via the coding sequence ATGGATCCTGCGGCGATCTTCCGCGTGGTGAACGTGCTGCCGCTGCCGATCTGGTTCCTGTGGATGGCGGCGCCCAGCTCGGAACTCTCCCGCACGGTCGCCCGCGCGACCTGGCCGTGGGCGATCCTCGCGACGGCCTACCTCGTGTTCATCGCGATCGCGCTCACGTCGGGCGGCGCCTTCGATCCCGGCGCCTACGGGAGCCTCGAGGGCGTGATGAGGCTGTTCGACTCCCGCTGGGCCACGCTCGCCGGCTGGACGCACTACCTGTGCTTCGATCTCTTCGTGGCGCGCTGGATCATGAACGACGCGCCCGATGCCGGATACTGGCTCACCCCGATCCTCTTCTTGACGCTCATGTTCGGCCCGGTCGGCCTGCTCTGCTACCTCGCCGTGCGCGGCCCCCTGGGGTTCGACCGATGA
- a CDS encoding MarR family transcriptional regulator, which yields MDRATGIFVDGIGTAAASSGVLSQLQGRIFGLLYFREGPLSLDEIAAELEQSKSNVSINIRGLIDWHLVRRSRQPGSRRDHYEAATDFFRVLQEIMERRFRWCVRLVLATLGEAERAFGEGRGAPPFVVARIAALKAFFTVVDAGIGAFTQGKPMDPTGLMNVRVLVPQKGGRGRA from the coding sequence ATGGATCGAGCGACCGGCATCTTCGTCGACGGCATCGGCACCGCGGCCGCGTCCTCGGGCGTGCTCTCGCAGCTCCAGGGGCGCATCTTCGGGCTCCTCTACTTCCGCGAAGGCCCGCTCTCGCTCGACGAGATCGCGGCCGAGCTCGAGCAGAGCAAGAGCAACGTCTCGATCAACATCCGCGGCCTGATCGACTGGCATCTCGTCCGTCGCAGCCGCCAGCCGGGCTCGCGACGCGACCACTACGAGGCCGCGACCGATTTCTTCCGCGTCCTGCAGGAGATCATGGAGCGGCGTTTTCGCTGGTGCGTCCGCCTGGTGCTGGCGACGCTGGGTGAAGCGGAGCGGGCGTTCGGCGAAGGGCGGGGGGCGCCGCCGTTCGTGGTCGCGCGCATCGCCGCCCTGAAGGCCTTCTTCACCGTCGTCGACGCGGGGATAGGCGCCTTCACACAGGGCAAGCCGATGGATCCGACGGGTCTCATGAACGTGCGCGTCCTCGTGCCGCAGAAGGGCGGTCGCGGGCGCGCCTGA
- a CDS encoding DUF1214 domain-containing protein, with protein sequence MTTPAPRRYESGAAFRELLDVLRDADQQFLEGSRAVPDDASVVEGYRWLVDVFSVALECYVVADAARPEFVKIVSPTRKFGGDNADAYYYFAPVDPSRTYRVHGRMGDAVYLSLCVYGGPTDGRWSNRIVSKINNREMTFGPGQTFEIIVSPKEHRGNWIKLEPDAVALVTRDYLIDPTRGQQATYTIEAVDPAPPPPPTTDADLAARLRRTANFIRDLLNICPIPTPFDPNAVQEPYIQQAVTYGWAAPDVAYALGRWELAEDEALVIEGRSPDCAFWNLCLWNAFLCTYDYRYHRCTINGGQVRYERDGSWRVVVARRDPRHPNWLSTAGHGQGILWFRWFLPAEVPARPTARVVKLADVPR encoded by the coding sequence ATGACGACCCCCGCCCCCCGACGCTACGAGAGCGGCGCCGCATTCCGCGAGCTGCTCGACGTGCTCCGCGACGCCGATCAGCAGTTCCTGGAGGGATCGCGTGCCGTGCCCGACGACGCGTCGGTCGTCGAGGGCTATCGCTGGCTCGTCGACGTGTTCTCCGTCGCGCTCGAGTGCTACGTCGTCGCCGACGCAGCGCGACCCGAATTCGTGAAGATCGTCTCGCCGACGCGCAAGTTCGGCGGCGACAACGCCGACGCGTACTACTACTTCGCGCCCGTCGATCCGTCGCGTACCTACCGCGTGCACGGTCGGATGGGCGACGCGGTCTACCTGTCGCTCTGCGTGTATGGCGGGCCGACCGACGGTCGCTGGTCGAACCGCATCGTCTCGAAGATCAACAACCGCGAGATGACGTTCGGACCGGGCCAGACCTTCGAGATCATCGTGTCGCCGAAGGAGCACCGCGGGAACTGGATCAAGCTCGAGCCCGACGCCGTCGCCCTCGTGACGCGCGACTACCTGATCGATCCCACGCGCGGCCAGCAGGCGACGTACACGATCGAAGCCGTCGACCCGGCGCCGCCGCCGCCTCCGACGACCGACGCCGACCTCGCCGCGCGCCTGCGCCGCACGGCGAACTTCATCCGCGACCTGCTGAACATCTGCCCGATCCCGACGCCGTTCGACCCGAACGCGGTGCAGGAGCCGTACATCCAGCAAGCGGTGACCTACGGCTGGGCCGCACCGGACGTCGCGTATGCGCTCGGTCGCTGGGAGCTCGCCGAGGACGAGGCGCTCGTGATCGAGGGCCGCTCGCCCGACTGCGCGTTCTGGAATCTCTGCCTGTGGAACGCCTTCCTGTGCACGTACGACTACCGGTATCACCGTTGCACCATCAACGGCGGACAGGTGCGCTACGAGAGGGACGGCTCATGGCGCGTGGTCGTCGCACGGCGCGATCCCCGGCACCCGAACTGGCTCTCCACCGCCGGGCACGGGCAGGGCATCCTGTGGTTCCGCTGGTTCCTGCCCGCCGAGGTGCCGGCGCGCCCGACCGCGCGCGTCGTCAAGCTGGCCGACGTTCCGCGCTAG
- a CDS encoding tetratricopeptide repeat protein, with protein MRALAAIALAVTLTACGSGAQDLLETAQLEEIQKNPAHARQLYEQIVRDHPDSPQAKTAAERLTALGSAAQ; from the coding sequence ATGAGAGCGCTCGCGGCCATCGCCCTCGCCGTCACCCTCACCGCCTGCGGCAGCGGCGCCCAGGACCTGCTCGAAACCGCGCAGCTCGAAGAGATCCAGAAGAACCCCGCTCACGCCCGCCAGCTCTACGAGCAGATCGTCCGCGACCATCCCGACTCCCCCCAAGCAAAGACCGCCGCCGAGCGTCTGACCGCCCTCGGCTCCGCCGCCCAGTAG
- a CDS encoding NnrU family protein, producing the protein MEPAVTIAIYLLLFGGTHIGLASAPVRSRLVERFGEVGFGILFSVVAAVAFTLLVNTYARLRFDGVPGIALATVPVARELLLVLSGLSVLLMLGSLARYAASPYAIYSAGHDGEPRGLERVSRHSFFAAVILFGAAHMLLATHLVGTVAFGGLALFAGLGAWHQDRKLLALRGAPYARFLAVTSTLPFAAILAGRQQLVPSELPWGHFATGIIAAVYLRWVHPAILSSGGAWVIGVVVGGAALLTVEALVRARRVTRRRSLDAHPRSA; encoded by the coding sequence ATGGAGCCGGCCGTCACGATCGCGATCTATCTGCTGCTGTTCGGAGGGACACACATCGGGCTCGCGTCCGCGCCGGTCCGCTCGCGGCTCGTCGAGCGCTTCGGCGAGGTCGGATTCGGCATCCTCTTCAGCGTCGTTGCCGCCGTCGCGTTCACGCTGCTCGTGAACACGTACGCGCGGCTGCGCTTCGACGGCGTGCCCGGCATCGCCCTGGCGACCGTCCCCGTCGCGCGCGAGCTGTTGCTCGTGCTCTCCGGCCTGTCGGTGCTTCTCATGCTGGGCTCGCTCGCACGCTACGCGGCCTCACCGTACGCGATCTATTCCGCGGGACACGACGGCGAGCCTCGCGGGCTCGAGCGCGTGAGCCGTCACTCCTTCTTCGCCGCCGTGATCCTGTTCGGCGCGGCGCACATGCTGCTGGCGACCCACCTCGTCGGTACGGTCGCGTTCGGCGGCCTCGCGCTCTTCGCGGGTCTCGGCGCGTGGCACCAGGATCGCAAGCTCCTCGCGCTCCGCGGCGCCCCGTACGCGCGCTTCCTCGCCGTCACCTCGACGCTCCCGTTCGCGGCGATCCTCGCGGGGCGGCAGCAGCTCGTGCCGAGCGAGCTGCCGTGGGGCCACTTCGCGACGGGCATCATCGCGGCCGTGTACTTGCGATGGGTGCACCCGGCGATCCTCTCGTCGGGCGGGGCGTGGGTGATCGGCGTCGTCGTGGGTGGCGCGGCGCTCCTCACGGTCGAGGCGCTCGTCCGCGCGCGGCGCGTCACCAGGCGCCGCTCGCTCGACGCGCATCCGCGGAGCGCGTAG
- a CDS encoding amidohydrolase family protein: MDCDLLIRGGSIVDGTGAPAYTGDVAVKDGRIVALGHVSARAERTIDAGGRVVAPGFIDIHTHYDAQILWDRMLSISPWHGVTTVVMGNCGFGVAPTRPAHRGLILRTLEKVEGMSLACLEAGCGSDWPFETFPEYLDAVERRGMAINVGALIGHTPVRLYVMGEEATERPATDDEIARMRAIVRDAVAAGAIGFASSKAPTHVGYAGKPVPSRVAEFEELRQVAGALGELGRGVLQMTAGPGLFFEQFTQLATETGRTLTWTALLAGMMGPGSHRMFLEQSEAIVKQGIPVVPQVACRPLNFEFDLAEPFIFESMGAFRTIAGEDREGRIRAYRDPAFRQRMRDELATRMAGVFAFSWERMVVSYYPPEPSLEERGMEVVARERGTDPVDLMLDLALASDLAARFRMSVVNFDEDEVAELLVHPNTMIGLSDAGAHASQLCDACFSTHLLGHWVREKGTLTLEQAVRMLTSRVADVMGIQDRGRLAPGLAADVTVFDPDTVGCSKLRRVHDLPAGADRLVADAFGINAVVVNGVVVREGGRDAVKADGALPGRLLRGGRA; encoded by the coding sequence ATGGACTGTGATCTCCTGATCCGCGGCGGCAGCATCGTCGACGGGACCGGCGCGCCGGCCTACACCGGCGACGTCGCGGTGAAGGACGGGCGCATCGTCGCCCTCGGCCACGTCTCCGCACGCGCCGAGCGCACGATCGACGCCGGCGGCCGCGTCGTCGCCCCCGGCTTCATCGACATCCACACGCACTACGACGCACAGATCCTGTGGGACCGGATGCTCTCGATCTCGCCCTGGCACGGCGTCACGACGGTCGTCATGGGGAACTGCGGCTTCGGCGTCGCGCCCACGCGGCCGGCGCATCGCGGTCTCATCCTGCGCACGCTCGAGAAGGTCGAGGGCATGAGCCTCGCGTGCCTCGAGGCCGGCTGCGGCTCGGACTGGCCGTTCGAGACGTTCCCGGAATACCTGGACGCCGTCGAGCGCCGCGGCATGGCGATCAACGTCGGCGCCCTGATCGGGCACACGCCCGTGCGCCTCTACGTGATGGGCGAGGAGGCGACCGAGCGTCCCGCGACCGACGACGAGATCGCGCGCATGCGCGCGATCGTCCGGGACGCGGTCGCGGCCGGCGCGATCGGCTTCGCGTCGTCGAAGGCGCCGACCCACGTCGGCTACGCGGGCAAGCCCGTGCCGAGCCGCGTGGCGGAGTTCGAGGAGCTGCGGCAGGTCGCGGGTGCGCTCGGCGAGCTCGGCCGCGGCGTCCTCCAGATGACGGCGGGCCCCGGGCTCTTCTTCGAGCAGTTCACCCAGCTCGCGACCGAGACCGGCCGCACGCTCACGTGGACGGCGCTGCTCGCGGGCATGATGGGCCCGGGCTCGCACCGCATGTTCCTCGAGCAGTCCGAGGCGATCGTGAAGCAGGGCATTCCGGTGGTCCCGCAGGTGGCGTGCCGGCCGCTCAACTTCGAGTTCGACCTGGCCGAGCCGTTCATCTTCGAGAGCATGGGTGCGTTCCGCACGATCGCCGGCGAGGACCGCGAGGGTCGCATCCGCGCCTACCGCGATCCCGCCTTCCGCCAGCGCATGCGCGACGAGCTGGCGACGCGGATGGCGGGCGTGTTCGCCTTCTCGTGGGAGCGCATGGTCGTGTCGTACTATCCGCCCGAACCGTCGCTCGAGGAGCGTGGCATGGAGGTGGTCGCACGCGAGCGCGGCACGGATCCCGTCGACCTGATGCTCGACCTCGCGCTGGCGTCGGATCTCGCGGCGCGCTTCCGGATGTCGGTCGTCAACTTCGACGAGGACGAGGTGGCCGAGCTGCTCGTACACCCGAACACGATGATCGGCCTCTCGGACGCCGGCGCGCACGCGAGCCAGCTCTGCGACGCGTGCTTCTCGACGCACCTGCTGGGTCACTGGGTGCGCGAGAAGGGGACGCTGACGCTGGAACAGGCGGTGCGCATGCTCACCTCGCGCGTCGCCGACGTGATGGGCATCCAGGACCGCGGGCGCCTCGCGCCCGGGCTCGCCGCCGACGTCACGGTCTTCGATCCCGACACCGTCGGGTGCTCGAAGCTCCGGCGCGTGCACGACCTGCCGGCGGGCGCGGATCGCCTGGTCGCCGACGCGTTCGGGATCAACGCCGTGGTCGTGAACGGGGTCGTCGTGCGCGAGGGCGGACGGGATGCCGTGAAGGCCGACGGCGCGCTGCCCGGACGCCTCCTGCGCGGAGGCCGCGCGTAG
- a CDS encoding sigma-70 family RNA polymerase sigma factor, protein MRAVSGESDERLFAAYVAGDVAAHEALFRRYQERLRRYLERMLGERAAAEGVTIETFLRLHRHRRRFRAGTSVRAWIFTIGRNLARNRLRAQRLWGWFPLSSADAATTAPPPESTGEVRERVAAAFAALPAVQREVCALRLVAGLSLEEIAATTGASIGTVKSRLFYGLRRLRALLGDLAPGGTSG, encoded by the coding sequence ATGAGAGCCGTCTCCGGGGAGAGCGACGAGCGTCTCTTCGCCGCCTACGTGGCGGGCGACGTCGCGGCCCACGAGGCGCTCTTCCGCCGCTACCAGGAGCGGCTCCGACGCTACCTCGAGCGGATGCTGGGCGAGCGGGCGGCGGCCGAGGGCGTGACCATCGAGACGTTCCTGCGCCTGCATCGCCACCGCCGTCGCTTCCGCGCAGGAACGTCGGTGCGCGCGTGGATCTTCACCATCGGCCGCAACCTGGCGCGCAACCGTCTCCGCGCGCAGCGGCTCTGGGGTTGGTTTCCTCTGAGCTCCGCCGACGCCGCGACGACCGCACCGCCGCCCGAATCGACAGGCGAGGTCCGCGAGCGGGTTGCCGCCGCCTTCGCCGCCCTTCCCGCCGTGCAGCGGGAGGTGTGCGCGCTGCGGCTTGTCGCCGGGCTCAGCCTGGAGGAGATCGCGGCGACGACCGGCGCGTCGATCGGCACGGTGAAGTCGCGTCTCTTCTACGGTCTGCGCAGGCTGCGCGCCCTTCTGGGAGACCTGGCGCCCGGAGGGACATCGGGATGA